In Bordetella genomosp. 10, the genomic window GCCGCGGCGGGGGAAGGCAAGCGCCGCATTCGGCCCGCCTTGTGGCCGTCGCCCGATTTCCGCGACGTCGGCATCCTGGGCGACCTGTCGGAGATGCAGGGCTTGCGCTACGCGGAGCACGACAGCGGCGAGGTGGCGCAGGCCGAACGGGCATTCATCGACGTCGTGGCCGACGTGATGGACCGGCGCATGGCGCGCGATCCCGGCGTCGTGGTGATGGGCGAGGACGTGCATCGCCTGAAGGGCGGCACCAACGGCGCCACGCGCGGACTCAGCCAACGCTACCCGGACCGTTGCCTGGGAACGCCCATCAGCGAGAACGCCTTCGTGGGCCTGGCCGGCGGCATGGCGCTGGACGGCCGCTACCGGCCGGTCGTGGAATTCATGTACCCGGACTTCGTGTGGGTGGCGGCGGACCAGGTGTTCAACCAGATCGGCAAGGTCCGCCACATGTTCGGCGGGCGCGACGAAGTGCCGCTGGTGTTGCGCACCAAGGTGGCGATGGGCACGGGATACGGGTCCCAGCATTCGATGGACCCGGCGGGGATTTTTGCGACATGTCCCGGATGGCGCATCGTGGCGCCGTCCAATCCCTACGATTATGTGGGATTGATGAACTCGGCGCTGCAGTGCCGCGATCCCGTCCTGGTCATCGAGCACGTCGACCTCTACAACAGCAAGGGGCCGGGACCGGTCGACGACTACGACTACCACCTGCCGGTGGGCAAGGCGGCGTTACGGCGCAGCGGCCCCGACGTGACGGTGATCGCCTACCTGTCGATGGTGGGGCACGCGGCCGAGGCGATGGACCGCTGCGGCGTGCGCGGCGACCTGGTGGACCTGCGCTGGCTGGATCGCGCCAGCCTGGACTGGGAGACGCTGGGCGCCAGCATTCGCAAGACCAACAACGTGCTGATCGTGGAGCAGGGCGCGCGCGGAACGTCCTATGGCGGCTGGCTGGCGGACGAGATCCAGCGCCGTTTCTTCGATTGGCTGGACCAGCCGGTGCAGCGGGTGACGGGCGGGCTGGCGGCGCCGAGCATTTCCAAGGTGTTGGAACGGGCTGCGGCCGCGCGCACCGATGAAGTGGAAGCGGCGCTGCGCGAAGTCATGGCCAACCAGGGAGCGGCGTGATGCCTACGTTGATACGCATGCCGGAGATCTCGGCCAACGCCGCGGCGGCCCAGTTGGTCGAATGGCTGGTGGAGGAAGGCGCCACGGTGGCGGCCGACGACGTCGTCGCCAGCATCGAGACGGACAAGGCCGTGGTGGACCTGAATGCCGGGACGGCGGGGACCCTGGCGCGCCGGCTGGCGCGGGCCGGGGACCAGGTGGCGGTAGGCGCCCCTCTCGCGGTGGTGCTGGCGCAAGGGGAATCGGCTGAGGCGATCGAAGCCTTGTTGTCGCAGCAGGCGGGGAATGGCAAGGCGGTCGCCGCCAGCGCTGCCGCTGCCGCCTCTGCCTCGGCTTCCACAACCGGTCCTGCTTCCACATCCGCAATGCCGCAGGCCGCTGCGCCGGCTGCTCGTCCCGCCTCCGAACGCTATTTCGCCAGTCCATTGGCTCGCAAGCTGGCGCGGCAAGCGGGCATCCCGTTGGAGGAGCTGCAGGGCAGCGGCCCGGCGGGCAGGGTGGTCAAGCGGGATATAGAACGGGCGCAGGCTGCCCGGGCGGCCGTTGCGCAGGCCACGGCGCCGGCGGCCGGGGAGACCGCGGCCGAAGCCGCGTTCGAGCGCATCCCGCATACGCCCATGCGCGCCACCATCGCGCGGCGGCTGACCGAGAGCAAGCAGCACATCCCCCATTTCTACCTGCGTGGAAAGTGCCGCATGGAGGCGCTGCAAGCCTTGCGCGAGCAACTCAACCACGCGGAACGGAGCGGACGGGAAGGCGCGCACGCGTACGGCTCGTCCCACGCGGACCCCGGCCGGCATGCGGCCGGCGAGGCGCCCGCCAAGCGCAGGTTCTCCGTCAACGACTTCGTGATCAAGGCCGCCGCGTGCGCGTTGCGGGACCTGCCCGAGATGAACGTGATCTGGACCGACAGCGCCATGCAGCGTTACCGGCAGGTCGATATCGCCGTGGCGGTGGCGACGCCGGGCGGCCTGATCACGCCGGTCCTGCATGCGGTGGAAGCGATGCCGCTGTCCCGTCTCAACGCGACGATGGCCGAACTGGCCGCCCGGGCCCGCGAATCGCGCCTGCTGCCCCATGAATACCAGGGCGGGACCTTCGCCATCAGCAACCTGGGCATGTACGGCGTGACGGAATTCGCCGCCATCATCAACCCGCCGCAATCGGCCATCCTGGCCGTGGGCGCTAGCAACCGCGTCCCGGTGGTCGAGGCGGACGGCCAACTGGGCGCCGGCGTGGTGATGGAATACACCTTGTCGGTGGACCACCGCGCGATCGACGGCGCCCTGGCGGCCCGATGGCTGGCGCGTTTCCAGCGCTATATGGAGCATCCGGCGACGATGCTGGTGTGATGCCCCCGGATAGCGAAGACGGCAATAACGAAGACATCGGCAACGAAGACAGCGACAACGGAAGATTCACCATGGCCAAGCATGACTTCAAAGACCGCATCCTGGTGCTGACGGGCGCCACGGGCGGCATCGGCCGGGCGGTGGCGCGGCTGTTCCACGACAGCGGCGCGCGCCTGTACCTGATCGACCGCGACGCGGCCGCCCTCGCGGCGCTGGCGCGCGAGCTGGGCGCGGACCCGGAACGGGCGGCCGCCGCGACGGCCGGGAACGTCCCGGAGAAGGAGGGCGCCTCGGCCAGGAATTCCGCCCAGGCCCACGATGCCGCCGCCGCGCGCCTACTCACCCACGCGATGGACGTTTCCTCGCCGCGCGACGCCGACGCCGCCGCGGCCCGCCTCCGCGCGGCGTGGGGCGGCGTCGATTTCCTCGTGCCGGCCGCGGGCATCTATCCCGCCGACCCGCTCGCCGACATGAGCGACGAGCAGTGGCGCAAGACGCTGGCCATCAACCTCGACGGCGTGTTCTACCTGACGCAGCGCCTCGTGCCCCTGCTGCGTCCCGGCAGCGCCATCGTCAACATCAGTTCGCTGGCGGCCCACCGGGGCGCATTCCGCAATGCGCACTACAGCGCTTCCAAGGGGGCCTTGCTCAGCTTTACCCGCAGCATCGCCCGCGAACTCGGCCCCGCCACCCGGGTCAACGCGGTTTCTCCGGGTATCATCGAGACCCCCATGGTGGCGGAACTGCTCAAGACGCGGGCGGACGAATCGGTGTCCCAGTCCATGCTCAAGCGGCTGGGGCAGGCCCACGAGGTCGCCACGGCCATCGCCTTCCTGTGCAGCGACGACGCCAGTTTCATTACCGCGCAGGTGCTGCACGTGAACGGCGGCCTGTATGTGCCGGGCTAGCGCCGGGCCATGAACGCATGTCCGCCCCGCCATCTACAGGCCCGGACGAGGAATCAACGACGACCATGATCGACGCCGCGAAGAAATCCCCCGCCTTCGCCGCGCTGCGCGGCGAGCCGCCCATCGCGCGCGCCGCCACGCTGCCCGCGGAGGTGGCCGAACGCCTGCGCGGCGCCATCGCGCGGCGCGATATCGTCGATCCCGACAACAAGCTGCCGACCGAGGCGGAGCTCGCCCAGGCCTATGGCGTCAGCCGTCCGGTCATCCGCGAGGCCATGTCCCTGCTCAAGGCGGACGGCCTGGTGATCGCGCACCAGGGCCGCGGCCAGTTCGTCAATCCGGCCGGCAGCAATGTCTTCCGCCTGGAGCCCAACGTCGAAAGCGGCGAAGACCTGCGCGAGTTGTTCGAATTCCTGCTGTCGGTGGAGGTGCCCGCCACGCGGCTGGCGGCCGAACGCCGCGACGCGCGGGCATTGCAGGCCATCCGGCAGGCCTACGCCCGGCTCTACGACGTGACGCGCGAAGCGGGGGACGGCGCCGACGAGGACGGCGAATTCCACCGCGCCATCGTCCAC contains:
- a CDS encoding alpha-ketoacid dehydrogenase subunit alpha/beta — protein: MPRLTPLTPRSSWTALTATDEDWENADPALLGTLLAHCHLIRGFEEAVLDLAAQGLVHGPAHSSIGQEGGAAGSIVTLRARDGVNGSHRGHHQFLSKSLAYLCPDGIDPRAELAPAVRDLLQRTLAEILGLAQGFCNGRGGSMHLRWTEAGALGTNAIVGGGVPMAAGQAWAHRHAGTDAVMVSYFGDGAVNIGSVLETMNLAAAWKLPLCFFIENNRYAVSTHVEESTAEPRLSARGLGFNIPSWQVDGMDPLAVHLAMQAALAHMRAGNGPTVIEADVYRFFHQNGPYAGSAFGYRSKEEEQAWRARDPLALMAARMQARGLIDEAGVQALRERVREAMRQAVAALTEADAAAGEGKRRIRPALWPSPDFRDVGILGDLSEMQGLRYAEHDSGEVAQAERAFIDVVADVMDRRMARDPGVVVMGEDVHRLKGGTNGATRGLSQRYPDRCLGTPISENAFVGLAGGMALDGRYRPVVEFMYPDFVWVAADQVFNQIGKVRHMFGGRDEVPLVLRTKVAMGTGYGSQHSMDPAGIFATCPGWRIVAPSNPYDYVGLMNSALQCRDPVLVIEHVDLYNSKGPGPVDDYDYHLPVGKAALRRSGPDVTVIAYLSMVGHAAEAMDRCGVRGDLVDLRWLDRASLDWETLGASIRKTNNVLIVEQGARGTSYGGWLADEIQRRFFDWLDQPVQRVTGGLAAPSISKVLERAAAARTDEVEAALREVMANQGAA
- a CDS encoding dihydrolipoamide acetyltransferase family protein, encoding MPTLIRMPEISANAAAAQLVEWLVEEGATVAADDVVASIETDKAVVDLNAGTAGTLARRLARAGDQVAVGAPLAVVLAQGESAEAIEALLSQQAGNGKAVAASAAAAASASASTTGPASTSAMPQAAAPAARPASERYFASPLARKLARQAGIPLEELQGSGPAGRVVKRDIERAQAARAAVAQATAPAAGETAAEAAFERIPHTPMRATIARRLTESKQHIPHFYLRGKCRMEALQALREQLNHAERSGREGAHAYGSSHADPGRHAAGEAPAKRRFSVNDFVIKAAACALRDLPEMNVIWTDSAMQRYRQVDIAVAVATPGGLITPVLHAVEAMPLSRLNATMAELAARARESRLLPHEYQGGTFAISNLGMYGVTEFAAIINPPQSAILAVGASNRVPVVEADGQLGAGVVMEYTLSVDHRAIDGALAARWLARFQRYMEHPATMLV
- a CDS encoding SDR family NAD(P)-dependent oxidoreductase — encoded protein: MPPDSEDGNNEDIGNEDSDNGRFTMAKHDFKDRILVLTGATGGIGRAVARLFHDSGARLYLIDRDAAALAALARELGADPERAAAATAGNVPEKEGASARNSAQAHDAAAARLLTHAMDVSSPRDADAAAARLRAAWGGVDFLVPAAGIYPADPLADMSDEQWRKTLAINLDGVFYLTQRLVPLLRPGSAIVNISSLAAHRGAFRNAHYSASKGALLSFTRSIARELGPATRVNAVSPGIIETPMVAELLKTRADESVSQSMLKRLGQAHEVATAIAFLCSDDASFITAQVLHVNGGLYVPG
- a CDS encoding FadR/GntR family transcriptional regulator; protein product: MIDAAKKSPAFAALRGEPPIARAATLPAEVAERLRGAIARRDIVDPDNKLPTEAELAQAYGVSRPVIREAMSLLKADGLVIAHQGRGQFVNPAGSNVFRLEPNVESGEDLRELFEFLLSVEVPATRLAAERRDARALQAIRQAYARLYDVTREAGDGADEDGEFHRAIVHASGNRYFMAFSDFLDARVRRMIRLARKNTRTRSAQWVWQVQQEHEAILRAIEAGDADAASEAAAAHLNNAAARLALYRQDGGA